A genomic segment from Malus domestica chromosome 05, GDT2T_hap1 encodes:
- the LOC103419889 gene encoding histone H1-like: MATEETTVAVAIETVENPPPEPVTAETADDKPADNPGKPSKAKEPKAKKAPAPRKPRAAPAHPPYEEMVKDAIVTLKERTGSSQYAITKFIEEKHKQLPPNFKKLLLFHLKKLVSSDKIVKIKNSYKIPPVRSSAPKPASPVKKKPAAKPKAKAPAAKPKGGKKPASKAPAKPKAAAAKPKAKPKAKPAAKPKAAAPKPKAAAPVKSKPAAKPKPAAKPKPAAAKPKAAAAKPKAAAPKPKPKEKPAKVSRTLTRSSPGRKAPTPRPAPKKASAPKKAPARSVKSPARKAPARRGRK; the protein is encoded by the exons ATGGCGACCGAAGAAACAACCGTGGCCGTCGCGATCGAGACGGTCgagaatcctcctcccgagCCGGTCACCGCCGAGACGGCGGACGACAAACCGGCAGACAATCCCGGTAAGCCCAGCAAGGCCAAGGAGCCCAAAGCGAAGAAGGCACCTGCTCCGAGGAAGCCGAGAGCCGCTCCCGCTCACCCTCCGTACGAAGAG ATGGTTAAGGACGCGATTGTGACTTTGAAGGAAAGGACTGGTTCGAGCCAGTACGCGATCACTAAGTTCATCGAGGAGAAGCACAAGCAGCTGCCGCCCAACTTCAAGAAGCTTCTGCTCTTCCATTTGAAGAAGCTTGTGAGTTCTGATAAGATCGTTAAGATCAAAAACTCCTACAAGATCCCGCCTGTGAGGTCCTCGGCGCCGAAGCCTGCTTCTCCGGTGAAGAAGAAGCCGGCCGCTAAGCCCAAGGCAAAAGCTCCTGCTGCGAAGCCTAAGGGAGGGAAAAAGCCAGCTTCCAAAGCTCCGGCCAAGCCAAAGGCTGCTGCCGCCAAGCCTAAGGCGAAACCGAAGGCAAAGCCCGCAGCTAAGCCAAAAGCTGCTGCTCCGAAGCCCAAAGCGGCTGCTCCGGTTAAGTCTAAGCCTGCTGCCAAGCCTAAACCCGCCGCCAAGCCTAAACCCGCGGCCGCCAAGCCAAAAGCTGCTGCTGCCAAGCCCAAGGCGGCTGCTCCGAAGCCGAAGCCAAAGGAGAAGCCAGCCAAGGTGTCGAGGACGCTGACGAGGTCGTCTCCCGGAAGGAAAGCTCCGACCCCCCGGCCTGCCCCTAAGAAAGCGTCGGCTCCGAAGAAGGCTCCTGCGCGGAGCGTGAAGTCGCCGGCGAGGAAAGCTCCAGCTCGCAGAGGAAGGAAGTGA